The following proteins are co-located in the Triticum aestivum cultivar Chinese Spring unplaced genomic scaffold, IWGSC CS RefSeq v2.1 scaffold75901, whole genome shotgun sequence genome:
- the LOC123175682 gene encoding aspartic proteinase Asp1-like, protein MAPACLLLPLLLLPFAPGPAQAATPARSPSASASSSSTSVVFQLQGDVYPTGHYYATMNIGDPARPYFLDIDTGSDLTWLQCDAPCQSCNKVPHPLYKPTKSKIVPCADSLCTTLLSSQIPNNKQCPSPHQCDYKIKYTDSSSSRGVLVTDSFGLTLRNSSRVSRSLTFGTTTDCSVAATDGLLGLGRGSVSLVSQLKQQGITKNVLAHCLSTNGGGFLYFGDDIVSTSRATWVPMARSTSGNYYSPGSGTLYFDKHPLGVKPTEVVFDSGSTYTYFAAQPYQAT, encoded by the exons ATGGCGCCCGCCTGCCTCCTattgccactcctcctgctccCATTCGCCCCAGGTCCAGCACAGGCCGCGACGCCGGCAAGGTCTCCGTCGGCGTCAGCATCATCCTCCTCCACGTCCGTCGTGTTCCAGCTCCAGGGCGACGTATATCCCACCGG GCATTACTATGCCACCATGAACATTGGGGATCCGGCGAGGCCCTACTTCTTGGACATTGACACCGGCAGTGACCTCACTTGGCTGCAGTGCGACGCTCCCTGCCAAAGCTGCAACAAG GTGCCGCACCCATTGTACAAGCCAACAAAGAGCAAGATTGTGCCCTGTGCAGACTCACTCTGTACTACACTGCTCAGCTCACAGATTCCTAACAACAAGCAGTGCCCCTCACCACACCAATGCGACTACAAAATCAAGTACACGGACAGCTCGTCTTCTCGCGGTGTGCTCGTTACCGACAGCTTCGGCCTAACCCTACGGAATTCATCCCGTGTTAGTCGCAGCCTCACCTTTGG TACTACCACTGACTGCT CTGTGGCAGCGACAGATGGCTTGCTTGGGCTTGGGAGGGGATCAGTTAGCTTGGTCTCGCAGCTCAAGCAGCAAGGCATCACCAAGAATGTACTTGCCCATTGCCTCAGTACGAACGGAGGAGGGTTCCTCTACTTTGGGGATGATATCGTGTCTACCTCACGCGCAACGTGGGTGCCGATGGCTCGTAGCACATCTGG GAATTACTACTCACCTGGCTCAGGAACACTTTACTTCGATAAACACCCACTAGGAGTGAAGCCAACGGAGGTGGTATTTGATAGCGGTAGCACCTATACGTACTTTGCTGCCCAGCCATACCAAGCGACT